A window of Rosa rugosa chromosome 7, drRosRugo1.1, whole genome shotgun sequence genomic DNA:
atcaaaataaatttcttACTTTGAAGAATATTTGTTTCTGTAAGAGTTGCTTTGATTCCTCCCTGGACATTTTACACTTACTTATTTACGAATGGTTATGAATCAAAAAAGAATTCTACTATGTTGTTCAACATTAATGTTGGATGCAACGAGAATCTTAAATTAATTGGGTGTATCAATCTTTTGGTTGCTTGATATGAATGGTACTGACTTCTAAATTATCAGAAATTTGGAACATTTGGGGTTGCGGATATAATATTGCATCTATTGAGTatcacatattcatatgatttgcTTGTAATTGGAAGAATTTGGTAGTCTTGATCTCTTTTTATAGATTGTACATTATGGTGCATGTGCAGGTGATTGTAGGTTAGCCTAGTAGGGGAACCTAAAATTTCAGAGTTCTATCCGTGCATTAATTTCTATATATTGTGAATGCTTAGTAACATTATTTGTAACAAAAATGGTGCTAGTTAGCTTTAGGTATTGACCAAGTTCGAATGATTGTTACAATTGCACATCGTGGTGCTATCCGCTAACTGTCATTAACTAATGCACATCATGTACGTAGAGCTTTTCTCTGGAAAAATGGACTGGAAAGAAATGTTACATGATAGCTGCAAAGCGCCTTCGGATTGCTTGGGGTGATACTCCTCTCTATTGGCAATGGATTACTCTGCCTAACACCAGGTTtcttaaattcttaatttcATCCCCAAGTTTTGTCAATCGGTTTTTAATTAAAATGTGAATGTGAGTGAAGTACATAAGTGAACTTGAACAGGTTCGAGGAAGTGGCTGAGCTTCAGTGGGTTGGTTGGTTTGAAATTCGTGGGAGAATTGCTACACGTAAGCTTTCCCCATCAACTCTATATAAAGCTTATCTTGTGTACAAGTTCAATGCACACTCTTATGGATTTGATTACTCTCCTGTGGTGGTGGAGGTTTCTACAAGGGCTTATGGCTTTGATTATGAATGCCCTAGTTTGAGAGAAATTGTTGATGGAGGAGACCTTAAGCACACTGCCTTTCTGGCGCATCCTGAAAGAGAAATGGATGAAGCTGATGATCTGCTGTTTCCAAAGGAAATGGCAGATGGCTGGTTGGAGATGAAGTTGGGTGAATTTTTCTGTGAAGGAGGAAAAGATGAAGAGTTGGAGATGATTTGTTGTGAGATTGATATTAGCAGCAAGAGTGGCATCATTGTGCAAGGGATTGAGATCAGACCATGCGATAGGAACTAGAATGATCGATCTACCATCGATAAACGGTTAATTCTGGTTAGTTTGCCTTATTATATATTTCTTTGATTTTTCATCGGAATTGATTGGAGGCATGGATGATGAATCATGTCATTTTCATTGTTCTGACCGCGTTGCTTGGTTCTAAGCTACTTGTGACTTGAATTTCTCTTGTATCTAATAATAAGTTCGAAAACACATACTTACCTGTAGTGAGGGAACCTTCATAAATGTCAATCTAAAACTTTTCAAATGTGATAGAAACTTCACTTGAAGAGTGTAAAATCTAACTACCCTTATGAAGTAATTATGCCTCGTCCATGTTTATAATGAGCATTATAAATTTGTTATGTATGCCATGCTGCTAACATGCCTTACGAATTTTTTGGAGCTTGATTCTTTCATATCTATGGGTGGATACCAATCATAGTCAATAATGGTGAGTGCAAGTGCCTTTTCAGTCTTCATGTAATCGAATTTGACAATCTAAAAAAagttttggtttttatttgTTTCGCTTGAAGAACACGAAGTGCCTGCACCACCCTGCACCTGCAAACTCACCCAGTATTAATAAGATCTGTACCACCACCCTGCACCTACAAACTCACCCAGATCCGACCGCCATCAATCACCACAATCCGGGACACAAACCAGATCAACCAAACGCATCCATCAGTCAAACCACAACCACTCCGATAGCCGCTGCTATTGTCCAACGACAATGTCGCAAGGACGCGCCACTAAACGAGCACAAGAAGAAGTCAAAGGAAGTCTTAGGCACATGTGGCGCATTCTAGGGttttttgactttttctttaAAGAATTTTTGTGATGCACTTCAAGGAAACTTTTTGTTAGTGGGCATTTGCTGCAATAAAATAAGGCCGGAACTCATCCTTACATTTGATATAAGTAATGAGCTATTTCATCATATTCCAGATCCAGATTTTGATGAGATTAGTAATAGATGGAATGGCCTAAACCAGTATAAACCCACATACAATGTCTCATTTGTCTcttgtgggatgtatatattctcaacaaaatTGACCATGAATTTGATATGCGGAACAGTAAGATGCAACAATGTATGTATTCTGCTTTCCCATTGTCGCATTGCGCAATACATACTAGTAGACTAGATCCCCAGAGGTCATGACACTTCACTTTCAGGCAAGGCCAAACCTAAAACTCTAAAAGCAtgcattattaatttatttttattaaaatggGAATGATTGATAAATATCAAAAGCAagcattttcaatttttataaattttttaatttaacagaaaaagagagaaacaaacATGCGTGAATACGATCcctttcacacacacacacacaaaaaaaaaaaaaaagacgatctgaaaaaaaaaaatgcatgaaTAGGAGGAGGAATCAGCTGCGACTATGATGCAGCATCTAGACTTGCAAGCGTTGCCAGAAGGATGCATTGCCAATGTGATCTCATTGCCAGTCCTCCAGATGCGTGCAGGCTATCGGTGCTTTCTAGGGTTATCAGATTGGCAGCAGAATCCGACGCCGTTTGGGACAAGTTCCTGCCCCCTGAGACCCATGAGATCCTATCCCACTCTGCCACTGCCTCTGCTGCCAAATCCAAGAAAGAGCTCTACATGTCTCTCAGCCACAGCCCCGTCCTCATCGACGATGGCACTATGGTAATTTAAGCTCACTACCCTCTCCTTGCCTATCAAAATCAATTTCTTAGTTTGAAGAGTATTTGTTTCTGTATGAGAGTTTCTTTGATTCCTCCGCACATTGTACACCATGTTTAACTTGTTTACGAATGGTAATGAATGAAAAAGGAATTCTATTATGTTGTTCAACATTAATGTTGGATGCAACGAGAATCTTAAATTGAATGAGTGTATCGATCCTTTGGTTGCTTGATATGAATGACATTGACTCTTAAATTATTAGAAATTTGGAACGTTTGGGATTGCGGATATAATATTGCATTTATAGTTTCATATATGGTCTTGATCTCTTTGGTTTCATATATGGTCCTGCTAGGAGAACCAAAAATTTCAGAGTTCTATCTATTGTCATATTGTGAATGCCTAGTCACATTAATAGTAACAAAAATGGTGCTAGCTAGCTTTAGGTATTGACCAAGTTCTAATGATTGTTACAATTGCAACAATGCATATACGATGGCTCAATCCGGTGACTGTCATTAACTAATGCACATCATGTAGAGCTTTTCTTTGGAAAAATGGACTGGAAAGAAATGTTACATGATAGCTGCAAAGCGCCTTCGGATTGCTTGGGGTGATACTCCTCGATATTGGCAATGGATTACTCTGCCTAGCACCAGGTTTGtaaaattcttaatttcatCCCAAAGTTTTTTCAATGGGTTTTAAATTAAAATGAGAATGTGAGTGAAGTACACAAGTCAATTTGAACAGGTTCGAGGAAGTAGCTGAGCTTCAGTGGGTTGGTTGGTTTGAAATTCGTGGGAGAATTGCTATACACATGCTTACCCCATCAACTCTATATAAAGCTTATCTTGTGTACAAGTTTACTGAAAGAGCATGGGGCCGGATTTGACAACTATCCTGTGGTGGTGGCGGTTTCTGCAAGGGATTATGGCTTTGATTATGAAAGCCCTAGTTTGAGAGAAATTGTTGATGGAGGAGACCTTAAGCACACTGCCTTTCTGGTGCATCCCGAGAGAGGAATCAGTAATGATCAGCATTTTCCAAAGGAAACAGCAGATGGCTGGTTGGAGATGAAGCTAGGTGAATTTTTCTGTGGTGGAGGAGAAGATGGAGAGTTGGAGATGATTTGTTGTGAGATTGATATTAGCAGCAAGAGTGGCATCATTGTGCAAGGGATTGAGATCAGACCGTGTGATAGGAACGTACTATAATGATCTACCATCGATAAAGGGTTTAATTCTGGTTAGTTTGccttaatattttttttctttgattttgcaTCGGAATTAATTGGAGGCATGGATGATGCATGAATCTGCTGAGATTTAGGGATTTGCAGAAAGACTAAGAGAAATAACAGATAGAGGAAGAGAGATGAAGACAAAGATGAATCTGTATTAATTTTGCTAGAGAATGATTACACAAAGCTGATTACATGGGTTTATATAGTAAACGATtgtaactgatttttttttattttttattcttttaataaagaggatcaaaggatttcacttctaaacccatggtgactcgaacccatgacttcgtcattaggtagtgggtgctctaaccactgagctaacaccacttcgtcgaTTAACGATTGTAACTGATTTGCTTACAGACTAAGCAATGCTTAACACTTTCTGTTTTAGCGTACGTAACTAATTTCTCTAACTTCATTCTTGCTGAGTAGTCATGGTGTGACACGTGTTCGGGTGTGAAACGGATTTTGTTGACTTGACTTCTTCCTTGACTTGTTGCTTTATTTCATTCCTACAAAATCATGTCATTTGCTTCATTGTTCtgactagggctgggcatttaacCCGAAAACCTGAAAACTAGCCCGGAATTGGCCCGAACGGTCCGGGCTTTAAAAGATAATTTCACAGTtttgcaaggcccggcccgaaagtAATATAAAACTGTCCGGGCCCGGGCCtaagaaatcaaaaaaaaaaaaagccggAATGCCCGTTTTCTGACTTTCTCATAAATACTTTACCCTACTCTGTCTTCCTCTTTTCATTGCCGCACACACTCctccttttttcttctctcttcttcgtcttcttccttttcttcttcttcttcttctctcctctcctctcttaTTCTGTTCataccttctttttcttcttgtagCTATGATTTTTGTCACACTCTTCTCCTCTTTTCTTCACTCTTctcctcttttcttctctcttcttcttcttcttctcctcctctcatCTCCTCTCCTATTCTCTGTTCataccttctttttcttcttctagctaTGATTTTCGTCACACTCTCTTCTCCTATTTCTATTTCCCCGTACCTCAAATTTCAGTTCATGTGTTGATGTCAACAGAGTTGTAGACTTGCAGATCGGTCAGTTTCCAGATCCAAGCCATGTTGGGGAGAAGGCCAAGAGAATTAGGGGGTGAGGGGTTAATTACTTCATGTCTTCAAGCAATTTAGGATATTTTCTCCATCTATGTAAAGAGGATTTAGTGGTTAATTAGTGGACAtgggattttggtttttttagggattttggattttgatcaGTAGCCTTGTAGACTTGTATATTTCGATTCCGACTGCAATTTGTTCAATATCTTGTGTTAATCTTCTATTTTCTTGTCTGCATTTTGTTTAATTCGTGAGAAGTAAAACTTTAAGAGTTATACAAAATATGTTGATCTGAAAGTCTGAGAAAAACCAGAGCATAAAATATGGCATCCCCTTCTGATATTGAGGCCTGAGCATTTGTATAGATTTGGGTCCGAAAACCCGGCCCAAAAAAAACGGGCCGATCCTAACTCGGTCCCagaacttaaaacacacaatttgagcccggcccgaaaaattTCGGTTCGGGCTCAGGCCTTCTAATTTTTGTGCCGGGCCCGAGCCCAACCCTAGTTCTAATCGCGTTGTTTGGTTCTAAGCTACTTATGACTTGAATTTCTATTCGCATTCTCGTCAGTTTATAAGTTTCTTGGCTTATGTGGTGCTGAGTTGGCATGTACATAACTGACACGTCATCTAGCTAGCGGAGGATAGGCCTCACCATTTGGCCCTTCGGCCCTAAACCtaccctaagcccgcccggcccgtagggccaaagcccgacccggcccttgcattagggcgggccggcccaaCCCGTTTttaaatagggtagggtatgggttatgtaaatgaagcccggccctaccctacggcccggcccgattgagcccgtaagggccaagcccggcccggcccaaccctaaaatttatattttatttatatttatttctatATTACATATTTACATAGATAGGAAATAAAATCTGATATTTTAGAGAATGGGTAATATTTTGTCTTCTGTCCTAAATGGCCAAACCCAATTAATTTATGAGGCCCGTTTTGCCTAGACTGAACCCAAAGCCCAAAGTGTCGTCAACTAGGTCATTGACTAGACTACTAGAGTGACTCGACAGTCTCGACCTAAAGACCTAAAGGCTTCTGACTTCCCATTCGCATTATCGCATATCATTCTTATccatttgagagagagagaggtaggcGGCGGTGCAGTCCGATCTGTCGCCGTCGTTCGCCGACCCCGAGACCCCGTCGCCGCCCTTCACAGATCTGGCAACACATCCTTCTTCTCCGATCCGTAAAGCCCCTCCTCCTCCGCCTGCAGTCCAATCCGTCGCAGACCCCGAGACCAATCCTCTTTCGCCGATCTCAAGACCCGTCCTCCTTCTCCGATCAGTATACCATTCCTCCTCCGCCTGCAGTCAACCCATCGCTGCAGTTCAACCCGCCTGCAGTTCACAGATCCGTCGCCACCCTCCGCAGATCCCAAGACCCAGTCGCCGCCCTTCCCCGACGCCTTTACCAATAAAGACTGAAGCTTTTGCTTCTGGGTAGCATGATGATGGATGATTACACGTATTTTTATActtgtaattatatctaaaatactagaattaagctaatcctcaagtcaattattatttaattaatgtatttttatttattttgtagaaaataagcggagttgcaaGTACGAGACAATGCGACGTGAAAGTAAAACAGATGCGGATTTTCTACTATATGATGAGAAGGTCAACATTGAGTCAACCACAAACCTAGAGATACAGATGAGATTTGGAAAAATGAGACAAGCCTAATTAACCAATAGTTTATTTAACTATTGATTAATTAAATGCTGCACGTTGGTTTAATTGCATGAGTTTGAAATCAAATGGTTACTAATCAAGCTGCAGCATAATGGCTTCTTAATTAGACAAGGGTTGTTTAATTAAGCA
This region includes:
- the LOC133719736 gene encoding F-box protein At2g02240-like translates to MHCQCDLIASPPDACRLSVLSRVIRLAAESDAVWDKFLPPETHEILSHSATASAAKSKKELYMSLSHSPVLIDDGTMSFSLEKWTGKKCYMIAAKRLRIAWGDTPRYWQWITLPSTRFEEVAELQWVGWFEIRGRIAIHMLTPSTLYKAYLVYKFTERAWGRI
- the LOC133723318 gene encoding putative F-box protein PP2-B12, producing MRRNMMQHLDLQALPEGCIANVISLTSPPDACRLSVLSRVIRLAAESDAVWDKFLPPETHEILSHSATASAAKSKKELYMSLSHSPVLIDDGTMSFSLEKWTGKKCYMIAAKRLRIAWGDTPLYWQWITLPNTRFEEVAELQWVGWFEIRGRIATRKLSPSTLYKAYLVYKFNAHSYGFDYSPVVVEVSTRAYGFDYECPSLREIVDGGDLKHTAFLAHPEREMDEADDLLFPKEMADGWLEMKLGEFFCEGGKDEELEMICCEIDISSKSGIIVQGIEIRPCDRN